A stretch of Ranitomeya variabilis isolate aRanVar5 chromosome 3, aRanVar5.hap1, whole genome shotgun sequence DNA encodes these proteins:
- the CREBZF gene encoding CREB/ATF bZIP transcription factor, with protein MKHRLRERSKAAAASARSRRREKRSRVVETTGECDGAVLSELDELLSVQEAAPWWKEADSSLTELLEQLVGADDSPCAPHVPEEAASSAPSPEACDALHPMATRGRGAGTKNAVAARLNRLRKKEYVSGLERTVARLSEENVRLEQERRGLGVRVRELESEARYLRAVLANDSALSQLLSRLTGLGGVKLSTSLFRDPSAKPDDHDYALPGLASTVLQEEEEVAPSAGVCLHVDKEKVSVEFCPACARSAASSAKIFSFR; from the exons ATGAAGCACCGGCTGAGGGAGCGTTCGAAGGCCGCGGCCGCCAGTGCTCGTAGCCGGAGGAGGGAGAAGAGGAGCCGTGTGGTGGAGACTACCGGAGAGTGTGACGGAGCTGTACTGTCGGAGCTGGACGAGCTGCTTTCCGTGCAGGAGGCCGCGCCATGGTGGAAGGAGGCAGACTCCTCCCTCACTGAGCTTCTGGAGCAGCTAGTCGGGGCTGACGACTCTCCCTGCGCCCCGCACGTCCCGGAAGAGGCCGCGTCCTCCGCTCCGAGCCCGGAGGCGTGTGACGCGCTACACCCGATGGCCACCAGGGGGCGCGGCGCCGGCACTAAGAACGCAGTGGCTGCTCGCCTGAACCGCCTGCGCAAGAAGGAGTACGTGAGCGGCCTGGAGCGCACGGTGGCCCGGCTCTCCGAGGAGAACGTCCGGCTGGAGCAGGAGCGGAGGGGCCTGGGAGTGCGCGTCCGGGAGCTGGAGTCCGAGGCGCGCTACCTGCGGGCCGTGCTGGCCAATGACAGCGCCCTATCACAGCTCCTCAGCCGCCTCACCGGACTGGGCGGGGTCAAGCTGTCTACGTCACTCTTCCGCGACCCTTCTGCGAAGCCTGATGACCACGACTACGCGCTGCCAGGACTTGCCAGCACTGTGCTCCAGGAGGAAGAAGAggtggcgccctctgctggagtctGCCTGCATGTGGACAAGGAGAAGGTGTCAGTGGAGTTCTGTCCGGCCTGTGCCAGGAGCGCAGCCTCTTCAGCCAAAAT TTTCTCTTTTAGGTGA